TTTTGGGAGAGCGTACGCTAACCACTCCCACGCACTATGCCTATCTGAAAATATCGGAAGGATGCAATTGGGGATGTTCATACTGCGCAATTCCGTTAATTAGAGGCAAACACGTTTCTGTTCCAATAGAAAGCCTGATTACTGAAGCAAAAAGTCTTGCTGCAAAAGGAGTAAGGGAACTTCTTATAATTGCTCAAGATACAACTTATTACGGCTTAGATATCTATGGGAAAAGAATGCTTGGCGAGTTGCTCAATAAACTTTCGGAGATAGAAGGAATCGAGTGGATCCGCTTACATTATGCCTATCCAACGTTCTTCCCCAGTGATGTAATTGACGTTATTCGTGATAATCCAAAAGTATGTAAGTACTTAGACATTCCATTCCAGCACATTAGCGATAAGGTGCTAAAAAAAATGCGCCGTGGAATCAATAAAGAGGAAACATACGCATTGATTAATAAGCTTAAGACTGAGATTCCCGATATCGCCCTAAGAACTACTCTACTTGTTGGGCACCCTGGCGAAACTGAAGCTGAATTCCTGCAGCTTGTTGAGTTTGTAAAAGATGTAAAATTCGATAGGCTAGGGGTATTTCCATACTCTGAGGAGGAAAATACCTATGCAGCAATCAACTTCGACGATGCTGTAAGCGAGGAAACAAAGCAGGAGAGGGTAGAGGCGATCATGCAACTACAGTCGGAAATTGCACTAACAAAAAATAAGGACCGTGTTGGCAAAAAAATGAGGGTGCTCATAGACCGCTTTGAGGGTGATTTCTATATTGCTCGTTCGCAGTACGATTCACCAGAAGTCGATCAGGAAGTACTTATTGACGCTGATAGAGATGCAATAATTGGTAAATTCTACGATGTTAAAATTACCGATGCCGAAGAGTTCGATCTTTTTGCTAAGTTTATATAAAAAAAGAGCGGTTCTAGAACCGCTCTTTTTATTTCATTTTTTATCTATTTCCGCTTACACTAATTGCTTGGCAACTTCAAGAGCTGCAGTGTAGTTTGGTTCTGTTGTTACTTCAGGAACATACTCAACATACTTAACAATGTTGTTCTTGTCAAGAACAACTACACCTCTAGCAAGTAATCTTAACTCCTCAATAAGAAAACCATACTTAGTTCCAAAGTCCACATCTTTATGATCGGATACGGTAATTGCCTTGTCGATTCCCTCTGCACCACAAAAACGCTTTTGAGCAAATGGAAGGTCGTTCGATATATTCACAATCACTATATCATTACTAAGGCTTGCAGCCTCCTTGTTAAAGGTACGTGTTTGAGTTGCACAGATACCCGTATCTATAGATGGGAAAACAGAAATAACTTTTACCTTTCCATAAAAGTCCTTCAAACCAATAGGTTTTAAATCTGCTCCAACAGCAGTAAAATCGGGAGCATTCTGACCTACAGCAACTTCATTTCCCAAAAGTGTTATAAAGTTTCCGGCAAATTTTACTTTCGTGTTGTTCTTATTCATCGTTTTCGAGTTTTAAAAATGATTTACACCCTAAACCTCTACATTATCCTTTTGTTCAATCTTATTTGAAGAATTATCCTTCTTTGCTGAAATTTTTTTAATAACCACATCGGTTTTATCCTTATTGAGATTTACAGATAGTGTATCCCCATGTTTTAAATCCGATCTGATAATAACCTCAGCCATTGGATCTTCAAGGTATTTTTGGATGGCCCTCTTAAGCGGACGTGCTCCAAACTGAACATCAAACCCTTTTTCCGCAATAAAGTCCTTTGCTGCCGGTGAGATATGGATCTTATAACCAAGTTGGAAAACTCTGGAAAATAAACCCTTAAGTTCGATGTCGATTATCTTGAAGATATCCTTTTTAGTTAAAGCATTAAATAGAATAATGTCGTCAATTCTATTCAAGAATTCTGGGGCAAAAGCCTTCTTCAATGCTTTCTGAATAATACTTTTCGAAGTTTCGTTAAACTGCTCTACACGAGCATTAGTAGAGAATCCGACTCCTTGTCCAAAATCTTTAAGTTCACGACTTCCTATATTAGAAGTCATTATGATAATGGTATTCTTGAAATCGATCTTACGTCCTAGCGAATCCGTCAATAACCCTTCGTCAAGAACCTGCAGTAATAGATGGAATACATCGGGGTGTGCTTTTTCTATCTCATCGAGTAGAACAACAGAATAAGGTTTCCGGCGAACCTTTTCAGTAAGTTGACCACCTTCTTCGTATCCAACATATCCGGGAGGAGCTCCAACCAAGCGGCTAACAGAGAACTTCTCCATGTATTCGCTCATATCTACACGAATTAGGTTG
This sequence is a window from Acetobacteroides hydrogenigenes. Protein-coding genes within it:
- the rimO gene encoding 30S ribosomal protein S12 methylthiotransferase RimO — its product is MDKKKINIVTLGCSKNLVDSERLYKQLEANGYSVVHDSNDTSAKVVVINTCGFIGDAKEESIDTILSFAHAKEKGKIRHLFVMGCLSERYKKDLQLEIPEVDEFFGVNNLEDIIKAIGGDLKTDLLGERTLTTPTHYAYLKISEGCNWGCSYCAIPLIRGKHVSVPIESLITEAKSLAAKGVRELLIIAQDTTYYGLDIYGKRMLGELLNKLSEIEGIEWIRLHYAYPTFFPSDVIDVIRDNPKVCKYLDIPFQHISDKVLKKMRRGINKEETYALINKLKTEIPDIALRTTLLVGHPGETEAEFLQLVEFVKDVKFDRLGVFPYSEEENTYAAINFDDAVSEETKQERVEAIMQLQSEIALTKNKDRVGKKMRVLIDRFEGDFYIARSQYDSPEVDQEVLIDADRDAIIGKFYDVKITDAEEFDLFAKFI
- the tpx gene encoding thiol peroxidase, with the protein product MNKNNTKVKFAGNFITLLGNEVAVGQNAPDFTAVGADLKPIGLKDFYGKVKVISVFPSIDTGICATQTRTFNKEAASLSNDIVIVNISNDLPFAQKRFCGAEGIDKAITVSDHKDVDFGTKYGFLIEELRLLARGVVVLDKNNIVKYVEYVPEVTTEPNYTAALEVAKQLV